A window of Elgaria multicarinata webbii isolate HBS135686 ecotype San Diego chromosome 2, rElgMul1.1.pri, whole genome shotgun sequence contains these coding sequences:
- the LTO1 gene encoding protein LTO1 homolog: METSACESDAFDAIVMAETRFHGEGYQEGYTEGIHAGVIEGRQYGLQQGASVGLEIGSYLGFAVTWQRLLHNGSDEKHRKKIKVLESLIEMIQKFPREDSIYDKLQEDLENIRGRFKQVCSLLHIPSDSRLGSEGSALTF; this comes from the exons ATGGAAACCAGTGCGTGCGAGTCGGACGCCTTCGATGCCATCGTCATGGCGGAGACGAG ATTTCATGGTGAAGGCTATCAAGAAGGTTATACCGAAGGAATTCATGCTGGTGTCATTGAAGGAAGGCAATACGGATTGCAGCAGGGTGCCAGCGTTGGCTTAGAA ATTGGATCATACCTTGGTTTTGCAGTGACATGGCAGAGGCTGCTTCATAATGGCTCAGATGAAAAACACAG GAAAAAGATAAAAGTACTAGAGTCCTTAATAGagatgattcagaaatttcctcgTGAGGATTCAATCTACGACAAACTTCAGGAAGACCTGGAGAACATCAGAGGACGATTTAAACAG GTGTGTTCGTTGCTGCATATTCCATCTGATTCTAGACTTGGTTCAGAGGGGTCTGCACTTACATTCTGA